A part of Clostridium novyi genomic DNA contains:
- a CDS encoding RNA-guided endonuclease TnpB family protein: protein MITVRKIKLTIMGDKDTRNSQYKWIRDEQYNQYRALNMGMTYLAVNDILYMNESGLEIRTIKDLKDCEKDIDKNKKEIEKLTARLEKEQNKKNSSSEKLDEIKYKISLVENKIEDYKLKIVELNKILEETQKERMDIQKEFKEKYVDDLYQVLDKIPFKHLDNKSLVTQRIKADIKSDKSNGLLKGERSIRNYKRNFPLMTRGRDLKFKYDDNDDIEIKWMEGIKFKVILGNRIKNSLELRHTLHKVIEGKYKICDSSLQFDKNNNLILNLTLDIPIDIVNKKVSGRVVGVDLGLKIPAYCALNDVEYIKKSIGRIDDFLKVRTQMQSRRRRLQIAIQSAKGGKGRVNKLQALERFAEKEKNFAKTYNHFLSSNIVKFAVSNQAEQINMELLSLKETQNKSILRNWSYYQLQTMIEYKAQREGIKVKYIDPYHTSQTCSKCGNYEEGQRESQADFICKKCGYKVNADYNAARNIAMSNKYITKKEESKYYKIKESMV, encoded by the coding sequence ATGATTACAGTTAGAAAAATAAAGTTAACAATAATGGGAGATAAAGATACAAGAAATAGTCAATACAAATGGATTAGAGATGAACAATACAATCAGTACAGAGCTTTAAATATGGGTATGACTTATTTAGCTGTAAATGATATTTTATATATGAATGAAAGCGGATTAGAAATTCGAACTATTAAAGATTTAAAAGATTGTGAAAAAGATATTGATAAAAATAAAAAAGAAATTGAAAAGTTAACTGCAAGACTAGAGAAGGAACAAAATAAGAAAAATTCCTCATCAGAAAAATTAGATGAGATTAAATATAAAATAAGTTTAGTAGAAAATAAAATTGAAGATTATAAATTAAAAATAGTTGAGTTAAATAAAATTCTTGAAGAAACACAAAAAGAAAGAATGGATATACAGAAAGAATTTAAAGAAAAATATGTAGATGATCTTTATCAAGTTTTAGATAAAATACCCTTTAAGCATTTAGACAATAAAAGTCTAGTTACTCAAAGAATAAAAGCTGATATAAAGTCAGATAAAAGTAATGGACTATTAAAAGGTGAAAGAAGTATTAGAAACTACAAGAGAAACTTTCCTTTAATGACTAGAGGACGAGATTTAAAATTTAAATATGATGATAATGATGATATTGAAATAAAGTGGATGGAAGGAATTAAATTTAAAGTTATTTTGGGAAATAGAATAAAAAATTCCTTAGAGCTTAGACACACTTTACATAAAGTTATAGAGGGAAAATATAAAATATGTGATAGTAGTTTGCAATTTGATAAAAATAATAATCTTATACTTAATTTAACTCTAGACATTCCTATTGATATTGTAAATAAAAAAGTTTCAGGAAGAGTTGTAGGAGTAGATTTAGGATTAAAGATACCAGCATATTGTGCATTAAATGATGTTGAATATATTAAAAAATCTATAGGACGTATAGATGATTTCTTGAAAGTTAGAACTCAAATGCAGAGTAGAAGAAGAAGACTTCAAATTGCAATACAAAGTGCTAAAGGTGGAAAAGGTAGGGTGAATAAACTTCAAGCCTTGGAGAGATTTGCTGAAAAGGAGAAGAATTTTGCAAAGACATATAATCATTTTTTAAGTTCTAATATAGTTAAATTTGCAGTTAGCAATCAGGCCGAACAAATTAATATGGAGTTATTAAGTTTAAAAGAAACTCAAAATAAGTCAATACTAAGAAATTGGAGTTATTATCAACTTCAAACAATGATTGAGTATAAAGCCCAACGTGAAGGGATTAAAGTTAAGTACATAGATCCTTATCATACATCACAAACATGTAGTAAATGTGGTAATTATGAAGAAGGACAAAGAGAATCTCAAGCTGATTTTATATGCAAAAAATGTGGTTATAAAGTTAATGCTGATTATAATGCAGCTAGAAATATCGCTATGAGTAATAAATATATAACAAAAAAAGAAGAAAGTAAGTATTACAAAATTAAAGAAAGTATGGTATAA
- a CDS encoding cation:proton antiporter: protein MESTTVILTEKLLKLLILVILSGIISAKVSQKIKLPDVVLFILSGVILGPHVLNLINIDKYPLGNQLILTIGAAYILYDGGREIELKVFNKVKVSVLILATLGVVISTTITGFFASKIFHLNIMYALLVGAVIASTDPSVLVPLFKNMNISSKLKQTIISESAFNDAAGAIITFSLIGALSGQAVSVSASLLQLLKSAGGGILVGAIIGYICTKLISEGRWGYLQEFSSESSLVAVLSSYIISEHFGFSGFMSVFILGMICGNKKMLNCTVPEQYYITNSRFKEVLTIILRMMIFVLLGTHIQFTVLGQYWKGSLLVVLILIFVSRPISVILSVIFDRKAKWTFREILYLMWIRETGVIPAALAGMLVSIKFPHSDIISSVTFSTIIITLTLQASTSKLLARALKLEK, encoded by the coding sequence ATGGAATCAACTACTGTAATATTAACAGAAAAGTTATTAAAGCTTTTAATCCTAGTTATTTTATCAGGGATTATTAGTGCCAAAGTAAGTCAAAAAATTAAACTTCCCGATGTAGTATTGTTCATATTATCAGGTGTAATATTAGGTCCTCACGTCCTTAACTTAATTAATATAGACAAATACCCTTTGGGAAACCAATTGATCTTAACTATCGGAGCTGCTTACATTCTATATGATGGTGGTAGAGAAATCGAATTAAAGGTCTTTAATAAAGTTAAAGTATCTGTACTTATTCTCGCTACCTTAGGAGTTGTAATATCTACTACAATAACTGGTTTCTTTGCATCTAAAATATTTCACTTAAATATAATGTATGCACTTTTAGTAGGTGCTGTAATAGCTTCAACAGATCCTTCTGTTTTAGTACCTCTATTTAAAAATATGAATATCAGTAGCAAACTTAAACAAACTATAATCTCTGAATCAGCTTTTAACGATGCTGCTGGAGCAATTATTACTTTTTCACTTATTGGTGCTTTAAGTGGTCAAGCTGTTTCTGTTAGTGCTAGTTTATTACAATTACTAAAATCTGCTGGTGGTGGAATTTTAGTAGGTGCAATCATAGGATATATCTGTACTAAACTTATTTCTGAAGGAAGATGGGGTTATCTTCAAGAGTTTTCTTCTGAGTCATCACTAGTAGCAGTTTTAAGTTCATATATTATTTCTGAACATTTTGGTTTTAGTGGATTTATGTCTGTATTTATACTAGGAATGATATGCGGAAATAAAAAAATGTTAAATTGCACTGTTCCAGAGCAATATTACATTACTAATAGTAGATTTAAAGAAGTTTTAACAATAATTTTAAGAATGATGATATTTGTACTATTAGGAACACATATTCAATTCACTGTTTTAGGACAATACTGGAAAGGATCTTTACTAGTTGTTTTAATTCTTATATTTGTTTCTAGACCTATTTCAGTTATCCTATCAGTTATATTTGATAGAAAAGCTAAATGGACTTTTAGAGAAATACTATATCTTATGTGGATTCGTGAAACTGGAGTAATCCCTGCTGCATTAGCTGGAATGCTTGTTTCAATTAAATTCCCTCATTCAGATATAATATCTTCTGTAACATTTAGTACTATAATAATAACTTTAACACTCCAAGCTAGTACATCTAAGTTATTAGCTAGAGCATTAAAATTAGAAAAATAA
- a CDS encoding trypsin-like peptidase domain-containing protein, with amino-acid sequence MNRNCCNKYNYVCNCNLSYSIEEQIRYICENEYDFFLNKPNVQAVGLGFNVINGICTHEKCIKVFLSKKLSKNSLPPSALIPPIYKGITTDTIESGIFSISQLTSRIRPVLEGYSIGPAAQNTAGTFGCLVKDLKDNSINILSCNHVLARLGAVPICAPILQPGLLDGGNIHTDVIATLSKYIPIKYKGLVSSPTNLVDAAIAKVSDPSLVSNKLAILNTPLRGVSEPNVGEHVFKIGRTTGSTEGYIVATDVSQLETYPTGKALFKHQIITTNPSDPGDSGSILFNGHFNALGLLFMTTNKKNFTSFNLISDVLKLLNISLITSN; translated from the coding sequence ATGAATAGAAATTGTTGTAATAAATATAATTACGTATGTAATTGCAATTTATCATATTCAATAGAAGAACAAATTCGTTATATATGCGAAAATGAATATGATTTTTTTTTAAATAAACCTAATGTACAAGCAGTAGGATTGGGTTTTAATGTGATTAATGGAATTTGTACTCACGAAAAATGTATAAAGGTATTTTTATCAAAAAAACTTTCTAAAAATTCTTTACCTCCAAGCGCTTTAATTCCTCCAATTTATAAGGGTATTACAACTGATACAATAGAATCTGGTATTTTTTCCATATCCCAACTAACATCGAGAATACGTCCTGTTCTTGAAGGATATAGTATTGGTCCTGCAGCTCAAAATACAGCTGGAACTTTCGGATGCTTGGTTAAAGATTTAAAAGATAATTCCATAAATATTTTAAGCTGTAATCATGTTTTAGCTAGACTTGGTGCAGTGCCTATATGTGCTCCTATATTACAACCTGGATTACTTGATGGAGGAAATATTCATACTGATGTAATTGCTACTTTATCAAAATATATTCCTATAAAATATAAAGGGTTAGTTAGTAGTCCAACCAATCTTGTAGATGCTGCAATAGCTAAAGTCTCCGATCCTTCTCTTGTATCTAATAAACTTGCTATTCTTAATACCCCTCTTAGAGGTGTATCCGAACCAAATGTAGGAGAACATGTATTTAAAATTGGTAGAACTACTGGATCTACTGAAGGTTATATAGTTGCTACAGATGTTAGTCAGCTTGAAACTTATCCAACAGGAAAAGCACTATTTAAACATCAAATAATAACTACTAATCCAAGTGATCCTGGTGATTCTGGCTCTATTCTATTTAATGGACACTTTAACGCCCTAGGACTTCTTTTCATGACTACTAATAAGAAAAACTTTACTAGTTTTAATCTAATTTCCGATGTATTAAAATTATTAAATATATCACTTATAACATCTAATTAA
- a CDS encoding methyl-accepting chemotaxis protein: MKHKMKSLYKELIFIIVISMLIPLVLVTITSYYAIVKEKKESFEQISENNIKTVADVIKYINDDSIESMNKLVKDNNAKKILENPNNEVLIRNYLKAFLNSNNGIDSVYLGLKTGKLIVEPDQKIDENYNLFKTDWYNKAINSPNNVILTDPYVANDKDKQYKVTYAKTLNDDSGNTIGVIGLDIKLESINENIKDIKLGKNGYNMVLDKNGTIMADKVKERIGQNDKEILRILNSKGNIFEQNIMGEKWIVFKKIEESTGYIIAGLVPKKELTETILSTSITNILIAIITLFIAILITCKFIKRKLISPIKYIVNILNEFSNGNFSIGIEKSPGLTREIEYIMDAIDLTRNSVVNIIEYIKDASTQLKDSSNSLLSITEQSSSVGDEVAKAIQQIANGAVHQSEKLNESVQLIEELGNIVEISLENSHEMMKSSDEVKNASNKGDSFIKDLREVYNESKSANLEVVKKVKILGEKSKEIENITESIKSITEQTNLLALNASIEAARAGDAGKGFAVVAEEVRKLAEESSNSAIKIKDVIDEIKTSINEVFDTLDKAMQLSDKTGDNVNVTKENFDKIKESIQTLQNNIKNVSIALNNIKEHKDNVEFNISDISAVAQESAATSEEVSASSEEQAAGLQEIVLSSEGLNGLSEKLQEIVSKFQI, encoded by the coding sequence ATGAAACATAAGATGAAAAGTTTATACAAAGAACTAATATTTATTATAGTTATTTCTATGTTAATACCATTAGTATTAGTAACTATAACTAGTTATTATGCTATAGTAAAGGAGAAGAAAGAAAGTTTTGAACAAATATCAGAGAATAATATAAAAACGGTTGCAGATGTTATAAAATATATAAATGATGATAGCATAGAATCTATGAATAAATTGGTAAAAGATAATAACGCTAAAAAAATATTAGAAAATCCTAATAATGAAGTACTAATAAGAAACTATTTAAAAGCATTTTTAAATTCAAATAATGGAATAGATTCAGTATATTTGGGACTTAAAACAGGAAAGTTAATTGTAGAACCTGATCAAAAGATAGATGAGAACTATAATTTATTTAAAACAGATTGGTATAATAAAGCAATAAATAGTCCTAATAATGTTATACTAACAGACCCATATGTTGCAAATGATAAAGATAAACAATATAAAGTTACATATGCAAAAACATTAAATGACGATTCAGGAAATACAATTGGAGTAATAGGCTTAGATATAAAATTAGAAAGTATAAATGAAAATATTAAAGATATAAAATTAGGTAAGAATGGATATAACATGGTTTTAGATAAGAATGGAACCATAATGGCTGATAAAGTTAAAGAAAGAATTGGTCAAAATGATAAAGAAATATTAAGGATTTTAAATTCTAAAGGTAATATTTTTGAACAAAATATTATGGGAGAAAAATGGATAGTATTTAAGAAAATAGAAGAAAGTACAGGCTATATTATTGCAGGACTAGTACCTAAAAAAGAGTTGACAGAAACAATATTAAGTACATCTATTACGAATATATTAATAGCAATCATAACTCTTTTTATTGCTATATTAATAACATGTAAGTTTATTAAAAGAAAACTTATAAGTCCTATAAAGTATATTGTTAATATATTAAATGAATTTAGTAATGGTAATTTTAGTATTGGTATAGAAAAAAGTCCTGGATTAACTAGAGAAATAGAATATATAATGGATGCTATAGATTTGACTAGAAATTCTGTAGTAAATATTATAGAGTATATAAAAGATGCATCAACACAACTAAAAGATAGTTCAAACTCTCTTTTATCAATAACAGAACAATCTAGTAGTGTAGGTGATGAAGTTGCAAAGGCAATTCAACAAATAGCTAATGGAGCAGTACATCAATCTGAAAAATTAAACGAGAGTGTTCAATTAATAGAAGAATTGGGAAATATAGTAGAGATTTCTTTAGAGAATTCTCATGAAATGATGAAATCATCAGACGAAGTTAAAAATGCAAGTAATAAGGGAGATAGTTTTATAAAGGACTTAAGAGAAGTTTATAATGAAAGTAAAAGTGCTAATTTAGAAGTGGTAAAAAAGGTGAAAATTTTAGGGGAAAAATCAAAGGAGATAGAAAATATTACAGAGTCAATAAAAAGCATAACAGAACAAACAAATTTATTAGCTTTGAATGCATCTATTGAAGCAGCAAGGGCTGGTGATGCTGGTAAAGGATTTGCAGTAGTAGCGGAAGAGGTAAGAAAGCTTGCTGAAGAATCTTCAAATTCTGCAATAAAAATAAAAGATGTAATAGATGAAATAAAAACTAGTATAAATGAAGTGTTTGATACATTAGATAAAGCTATGCAACTAAGTGATAAAACTGGAGATAATGTAAATGTTACAAAAGAGAATTTTGATAAAATAAAAGAATCAATACAAACACTTCAAAATAATATAAAAAATGTGAGTATTGCTTTAAATAACATAAAAGAACATAAAGATAATGTAGAATTTAATATATCAGATATATCAGCAGTAGCTCAAGAATCAGCAGCTACATCTGAAGAAGTAAGTGCATCATCTGAAGAACAAGCAGCAGGATTACAAGAAATAGTGTTATCATCAGAAGGATTAAATGGTCTTTCAGAAAAATTACAAGAAATAGTATCTAAATTTCAAATATAA
- a CDS encoding YdbC family protein, with the protein MANIKYEIKENIGVVSESAKGWTKELNLISWNDKEPKYDLRDWSPEHEKMGKGITLTLDELKELKEILNNMEL; encoded by the coding sequence TTGGCAAATATAAAATATGAAATAAAAGAAAACATAGGTGTAGTTTCAGAATCAGCAAAAGGTTGGACAAAAGAATTGAATTTAATAAGTTGGAATGATAAAGAGCCAAAATATGATTTAAGAGATTGGTCACCTGAACATGAAAAAATGGGTAAGGGAATTACACTAACATTAGATGAACTAAAGGAGCTTAAGGAAATCCTTAATAATATGGAATTATAA
- a CDS encoding S8 family serine peptidase, whose product MKRKKILSLILTASILSSTLFTLGASAIELPIVEKVNANMSSAKDITNVLKEWKTFNYKGEGMVISIIDSGIDYRHKDMKLTDPSKAKIKNKNPKGNGKYYTDKIPYGYNYADKNDNIIDTGSMHGMHVAGIVAANGKTDEVCKFEAIQGIAPEAQLLAMKVFSNDPDYPSCNDEDVVNAINDSVRLGADVINMSLGSDAGFVKITEPIQNAVKQAELKGVVVVISAGNSSYSTSPKKVPGIVDTAIIGSPSTAKEALSVASFENTKLNQKALTYTSNNKSKDIAYLTSEIDPINKLKSDYDIVDCGLGTKKDFENIKVKGKIALVQRGKNTFIEKKLNAQNAGAVGVIVFNKDNEKGYITMATDPNITIPAIFISNENGKELKNTISKGVKIKFNTKKIRIDNPKKNTMSDFSSWGPAPSLDFKPQITAPGGNILSTANDDKYKYMSGTSMAAPHTSGIMALVLQHLKTLQLNNLTPMQKVELAKNLVINTSVPQIDKDSKNSSLPYSPRKQGSGLIDALNSIKNNIVILNEDNQPTVALKQINTNTKKFTLTFKNYGNKEKVYFPKDMYGVLTEEKNKIHETTLNGATISFDKNKLIIPGNGETKLEVTLNIPNSCPKGIFVEGFLNFIPKSKDDVTLGIPYMGFYGDWDESPIVDKPIWEKGSYLKTTGIYKISKKNKEILLGMIGKDEKTSTPIVNKDLIAVSPNEDDIISITPKVALLRNAKVLIVNVLDNKGNLVRTLSINKNLSKNKWIQYPEDPLQDDNFKEMSPFKWDLNYYNSSKGIYETVPDGQYYFEIKSKVDFKDSKFQNIKLPIKVDSTAPELIYTSDINSKTRNYTLKFKAKESLSGIKDFKIMVNGQYIKDKSDNYNLTLKPNAQGEYNIDLNLLEGSNKILISSRDNAENISNLSMDVHVNSLTITSPTFNNSLPSGNFTLNYKGDEKLNKETSYYNILVDGNIVAKNHKGLSYKFNNLTSWKHLITVEAYDNKNNKLASNSVDVVVENKNLYINFTGLKREGSYYKYPAIIIKGDLSTKVKSFKIQGEEVKINSNLSFNKLINLKNGQNKVQVLAIDNNNKEHKYALNLYCDLLSPDLILKENINDIIVVDNSTKSYKIKCKIKDNNHGFKLFVNGNEINSNNDMYNKSAEYETDVNLNKGINHIEIKAVDIAGNSTIKHLKIKR is encoded by the coding sequence ATGAAAAGGAAGAAGATTTTAAGTTTAATTCTTACAGCATCAATCTTATCTTCAACTCTATTCACTTTAGGGGCTAGTGCAATAGAATTACCTATAGTTGAAAAAGTTAATGCAAATATGTCATCAGCCAAAGATATAACCAATGTGTTAAAAGAATGGAAAACATTTAATTATAAGGGTGAAGGTATGGTAATTTCTATAATCGATAGTGGTATTGACTATAGACACAAGGACATGAAATTAACAGATCCATCAAAAGCTAAAATAAAAAATAAAAATCCAAAAGGTAATGGTAAATACTATACAGATAAAATTCCTTATGGATATAACTACGCAGATAAAAATGATAATATTATAGACACTGGTAGTATGCATGGTATGCACGTTGCTGGTATAGTTGCTGCCAATGGTAAAACCGATGAAGTATGTAAGTTTGAAGCAATTCAAGGAATTGCACCTGAAGCTCAACTACTTGCTATGAAAGTATTCTCAAATGATCCAGACTATCCAAGTTGTAATGATGAAGATGTAGTAAATGCTATAAATGATTCTGTAAGACTTGGCGCAGATGTTATAAACATGAGCTTAGGATCTGATGCTGGATTTGTGAAAATTACTGAACCTATTCAAAATGCTGTAAAACAAGCAGAACTTAAAGGTGTAGTAGTTGTAATATCTGCTGGTAACTCTAGTTATTCTACATCACCAAAAAAAGTACCTGGTATCGTTGATACTGCAATTATTGGTTCTCCATCTACAGCAAAAGAAGCTCTTAGTGTTGCATCTTTTGAAAACACTAAACTAAATCAAAAAGCTTTAACATATACATCAAATAATAAAAGTAAAGATATAGCATATTTAACTTCAGAAATAGATCCTATAAATAAGTTAAAGTCAGATTATGATATAGTGGACTGTGGTTTAGGTACAAAAAAAGACTTTGAAAATATCAAAGTTAAAGGAAAAATTGCACTTGTTCAAAGAGGTAAAAATACATTTATTGAAAAAAAGTTAAATGCTCAAAATGCCGGTGCAGTTGGAGTTATTGTATTTAATAAGGATAATGAAAAAGGTTATATTACCATGGCTACAGACCCTAATATTACAATTCCTGCTATATTTATAAGCAATGAAAATGGTAAAGAACTTAAAAATACTATATCTAAAGGAGTAAAAATCAAATTTAATACTAAAAAAATTCGTATAGATAATCCTAAAAAAAATACTATGTCTGATTTTTCATCTTGGGGACCTGCTCCAAGCCTTGATTTCAAACCTCAAATCACAGCTCCAGGGGGAAACATATTATCAACAGCTAATGATGATAAATATAAATATATGTCTGGTACCTCTATGGCAGCTCCTCATACTTCTGGAATCATGGCTCTAGTATTGCAACATCTAAAAACATTGCAATTAAATAATTTAACTCCTATGCAAAAGGTAGAACTGGCAAAAAATCTTGTAATAAATACATCCGTACCTCAAATTGATAAAGATTCCAAAAATAGTTCTCTTCCATATTCTCCTAGGAAACAAGGATCAGGACTTATAGATGCTCTAAATAGCATAAAAAATAATATTGTAATATTAAATGAAGATAATCAACCTACTGTAGCGTTAAAACAAATTAATACCAATACTAAAAAGTTCACTTTAACTTTTAAAAACTATGGAAATAAGGAAAAAGTATATTTTCCTAAAGACATGTATGGTGTTCTTACCGAAGAAAAGAATAAAATCCATGAAACTACTTTAAATGGAGCTACAATTTCTTTTGATAAAAATAAATTAATAATCCCAGGAAATGGTGAAACAAAGCTAGAAGTTACCTTAAATATACCTAATTCCTGTCCTAAAGGAATATTTGTAGAAGGTTTCTTAAACTTTATTCCTAAATCTAAAGACGATGTAACACTGGGGATTCCTTATATGGGATTCTATGGAGATTGGGATGAATCCCCTATTGTAGATAAACCTATTTGGGAAAAAGGATCCTACTTAAAAACAACTGGTATTTATAAAATTTCCAAGAAAAATAAAGAAATTCTATTAGGTATGATTGGTAAAGATGAAAAAACATCAACCCCAATAGTTAATAAAGATTTAATTGCAGTAAGTCCAAATGAAGATGATATTATTAGTATCACACCTAAAGTAGCATTACTTAGAAATGCTAAAGTATTGATTGTTAATGTCTTAGATAACAAAGGAAATTTAGTTAGAACTTTAAGCATAAATAAAAATCTAAGTAAAAATAAATGGATTCAATATCCTGAAGATCCATTACAAGATGATAATTTTAAAGAAATGTCTCCATTTAAATGGGATTTAAATTATTACAATTCCTCTAAAGGTATTTATGAAACTGTTCCTGATGGACAATATTATTTTGAAATAAAATCTAAAGTTGATTTTAAAGATTCTAAATTTCAAAATATTAAACTTCCTATAAAAGTCGATTCTACTGCACCAGAGCTAATATATACATCTGATATAAATAGTAAGACTAGAAATTATACACTTAAATTTAAAGCAAAAGAATCTTTATCAGGAATTAAAGATTTTAAAATTATGGTAAATGGACAATATATTAAAGATAAATCCGACAATTACAACCTAACTTTAAAACCTAATGCTCAGGGTGAATATAATATTGATTTAAATCTTTTAGAAGGAAGTAACAAAATCCTTATATCAAGTAGAGATAATGCAGAAAACATAAGTAATCTATCAATGGATGTTCACGTTAATTCTCTTACAATAACTTCACCTACTTTTAATAATTCACTTCCTTCTGGTAACTTCACTTTAAATTATAAAGGTGATGAAAAACTTAATAAAGAAACTAGTTATTATAATATACTAGTAGATGGTAATATTGTAGCAAAAAATCATAAAGGTTTATCTTATAAGTTTAATAATTTAACTTCTTGGAAACATCTTATAACTGTAGAAGCTTATGATAATAAAAATAATAAGTTAGCATCAAATTCTGTGGATGTAGTTGTTGAAAATAAAAACTTATATATAAACTTTACAGGATTAAAAAGAGAAGGATCTTATTATAAATATCCTGCTATTATAATAAAAGGTGATTTATCTACTAAAGTTAAATCTTTTAAAATTCAAGGTGAAGAAGTAAAAATAAATAGTAACTTATCCTTTAATAAACTTATTAATTTAAAAAATGGTCAAAATAAAGTTCAAGTATTAGCTATAGATAACAACAATAAGGAACACAAATATGCTTTAAATCTTTATTGTGATTTACTATCTCCTGATTTAATACTTAAAGAAAATATTAATGATATCATAGTGGTAGATAATTCAACTAAATCATATAAAATTAAATGTAAAATTAAAGATAATAATCACGGATTTAAGTTATTTGTAAATGGAAATGAAATAAACTCAAATAATGATATGTATAATAAGTCTGCAGAATATGAAACAGATGTTAATTTAAATAAAGGAATAAACCATATAGAAATAAAGGCTGTAGATATTGCAGGAAATTCAACAATAAAACATTTAAAAATTAAGCGCTAA
- a CDS encoding trypsin-like serine protease translates to MYCKSYNFNINTSIDSKISYICLNEYNYFLNKPNVTGIGLGYKIINGFSTFEKCIGVFVTKKIAENNLDMKNRIPKTYKGIKTDVIQSNKVKVSSLTNKVRPTFGGYNIGSSINYKTGTLGCLVTDEEFNYILTNYHVITNEGNPPIGTPILQPGISYSGKIPKDIIATLAKYIPIKFATSPQYRPSNLVDCAIGKLSNPFLASPQVALLGLPKGIASPTLGQNVQKTGCESEKTTGKITHISASVLADVSGKQALFRNQIVTTLMSQAGDSGAVLFDESMNALGLLIGATDCYTVYNSIKDVLNNLNVRLITN, encoded by the coding sequence ATGTATTGTAAATCTTATAATTTTAACATCAACACTTCAATAGATAGTAAAATTTCTTATATTTGTCTAAATGAATATAACTATTTTCTAAATAAACCTAATGTAACCGGAATTGGCCTAGGTTATAAAATAATAAATGGATTTTCAACTTTTGAAAAATGTATAGGTGTTTTTGTAACTAAAAAAATTGCCGAAAATAATCTAGATATGAAAAATAGAATTCCTAAAACTTATAAAGGAATAAAAACTGATGTTATTCAAAGCAACAAAGTAAAAGTTTCTTCTCTTACAAATAAAGTTCGTCCAACATTTGGTGGATATAATATAGGATCATCAATTAACTATAAAACTGGAACCTTAGGATGTCTCGTAACCGATGAAGAATTTAATTATATATTAACTAACTATCATGTAATTACTAATGAAGGGAATCCACCCATAGGAACTCCTATATTACAACCAGGCATATCCTACAGTGGAAAAATTCCCAAAGATATAATTGCAACTTTAGCAAAATATATTCCTATAAAATTCGCAACTTCACCTCAATATCGTCCCTCAAATTTAGTAGATTGTGCCATAGGGAAATTATCTAATCCATTTTTAGCTTCTCCTCAAGTTGCTCTTCTTGGACTTCCTAAAGGTATCGCTTCTCCAACTCTTGGACAAAACGTTCAAAAAACAGGATGTGAAAGTGAAAAAACTACTGGTAAGATAACTCATATATCTGCAAGTGTACTTGCAGATGTATCAGGAAAACAAGCTTTATTTAGAAATCAAATAGTTACAACTCTAATGTCACAAGCTGGAGATTCAGGTGCTGTATTATTTGATGAGAGTATGAATGCTTTAGGTCTCTTGATAGGCGCTACTGATTGTTATACCGTTTATAATTCTATAAAAGATGTTTTAAATAATTTGAATGTGAGACTTATAACTAACTAA